One genomic segment of Chitinophaga sancti includes these proteins:
- a CDS encoding FecR domain-containing protein produces MSTTTEHYEKLLAKYLDGQCNAAETAELYSWLQASGSHRALLKTMQQEFQKALDSQPEIPAEISDRIETKLLQSISTKKVRTLWYYVAGAASIAAAVFLLIILTQPATQPANTQIATTSVAPGTNKAILTLSNGSTVILDSAGNQTILQGATTVLQKNGQLQYDAKATDDAIVYNTLTVPRGGQFNIILPDGSHVWLNAASSLRYPTSFNGKERRVDISGQGYFEVTPNAKQPFIVQVNNMEVQVLGTTFDIMAYSDEKSVNTTLVQGAVKVNDKRLFPGQQAVMDPSTGQITIHEADVEQVIAWKTGFFEFDNARLSDILRQLSRWYDIDINYNQKGNEKLLGGRISRSLPLTDILHMLEANGPVFELVGRKLTVR; encoded by the coding sequence ATGTCAACAACCACGGAACATTACGAAAAACTGTTAGCAAAATACCTTGACGGTCAATGTAATGCAGCTGAAACTGCCGAGCTGTACTCCTGGCTACAAGCCTCCGGCTCACACCGTGCGCTGTTGAAAACCATGCAACAGGAATTTCAAAAAGCCCTCGACTCTCAGCCGGAAATCCCCGCTGAAATCTCCGATCGCATTGAAACCAAACTGCTGCAATCCATCTCTACAAAGAAAGTCCGCACCCTCTGGTATTACGTAGCAGGCGCTGCCTCCATCGCCGCCGCCGTATTCCTCCTGATAATATTAACACAACCTGCCACCCAACCCGCGAACACGCAAATCGCAACTACCTCCGTCGCCCCCGGCACCAACAAAGCCATCCTCACCCTCTCCAATGGCTCCACCGTCATCCTCGACTCCGCCGGTAACCAAACCATCCTCCAGGGCGCCACCACCGTACTCCAAAAAAATGGCCAGTTGCAATACGACGCAAAAGCTACCGACGACGCCATCGTATACAACACCCTGACCGTTCCCCGTGGCGGTCAATTCAATATAATCCTGCCCGACGGCAGCCACGTATGGCTCAATGCCGCCAGCAGCCTCCGCTATCCTACCTCCTTCAATGGAAAAGAAAGAAGAGTGGACATCTCCGGCCAGGGATACTTCGAAGTCACTCCCAACGCCAAACAACCCTTCATCGTCCAGGTCAATAACATGGAAGTACAAGTACTCGGTACCACCTTCGACATCATGGCCTATTCAGATGAAAAAAGCGTAAACACCACGCTGGTACAGGGTGCCGTAAAAGTGAACGACAAACGCCTCTTCCCCGGTCAGCAAGCCGTAATGGACCCGTCCACCGGCCAGATCACCATCCACGAAGCAGACGTAGAACAAGTGATCGCCTGGAAAACCGGCTTCTTTGAATTCGACAACGCCCGCCTGTCAGACATCTTAAGACAGCTCTCCAGGTGGTACGACATAGATATTAATTACAATCAGAAAGGAAACGAAAAGCTGCTCGGCGGCCGTATCAGCCGAAGCCTTCCCCTCACTGATATCCTCCATATGCTGGAAGCAAATGGACCTGTATTCGAACTTGTTGGAAGAAAATTAACTGTCAGATAA
- a CDS encoding TonB-dependent receptor has product MKLTTFLLLVACLQISAKGLSQQISLSETKAPLKKVLKSVARQAGISIIYDEDLLATAHPVTIEVKNVPVRQVLDMALADQPFSYVVDGARIIVKSLPEIKPADADTIITLTGRITDEKGDPLPGTSIRIKDSKSGTVTDGTGFYSIKVPPGSTLIVSAVGFEPVNWAVTKSSMNFILKISQTALTETVVVGYGVQKKSVVTGAISSVRAADLESQPVTRLEGALQGRTSGVTIAAGSGQPGSSATVRVRGLTTFNNNDPLWVIDGVVVDNGGIGYLNQYDIESIEVLKDAASQAIYGARAAAGVILVTTKKGKAGTLQVNYNGYYGNSEPARKLKLLNATQYATLRNEASVAAGNGIVYADPASLGKGTDWQSLIFNNSAARQNHEVSVSGGNDKSTFYSSFGYLKQDGIVATDISKYERINLRLNSTHKLSKYVTLGENVGYAYDKALGVGNTNSEFGGPLSSAINLDPTTPAVITDPAVAAAAPYTNTGIRRDKNGNPYGISSAVGQEITNPLAYISTRLGNYNWSHNIVGNTYLEIVPVKGLKLRSTLGTKIAFWGSETFTPISYLNSSTISSRTSFSRNQNSGFAWNIENTASYTKDIRKNSFTILLGQGAYMDNRTRATTVTFYDVPANTFEEASMNFKVASDNRTSDGSEGADHRISSLFARVNYAYDEKYLIEGIVRRDGSSRFGANNKYGTFPSFSLGWNISKEGFWPQQNLVNFLKLRGGYGVVGNDNIGDFAYLSTIGSGRNYAFGNSGSYQIGYSPNAPSNPDLKWESTSQTNVGFEATVYNDFRVAFDWYKKVTKDILQNPRIPSYVGAISNPAANVADMENTGVELELGYHKKVGEVDLNVNANVSYTTNKVTNLGTGIKYLSGGQTFQSSSYPITRTALGQPLNSFYGFKTNGIFQNQSEVDNYTSKAGGKIQPDAKPGDFRWVDTDGDGTITEADRQFLGNPTPTWTYGGTINAAYKGIDIVLFIQGSAGNKIFQGLRRLDILNANWQTKALGRWTGEGSTNDYPRLISTDPNRNFTNPSDFYLENGSYCRIKSLQLGYSIPNTITKRVGIEKFRIYVMSENLLTFTKYTGYDPEIGGGVFSIDRGIYPQARSFMLGVNATF; this is encoded by the coding sequence ATGAAACTGACTACCTTTTTGTTGCTAGTGGCCTGCCTGCAGATCAGCGCAAAAGGATTATCCCAGCAAATATCCCTGTCTGAAACGAAAGCACCCCTCAAAAAGGTGTTAAAATCAGTAGCTCGTCAGGCGGGTATCTCCATCATTTATGATGAAGATTTGCTGGCTACTGCTCATCCTGTCACTATTGAGGTTAAAAACGTACCAGTACGACAAGTCCTGGATATGGCACTCGCAGACCAGCCCTTCTCCTATGTGGTGGATGGCGCCCGCATCATCGTCAAAAGTCTGCCCGAAATAAAACCTGCCGACGCTGATACCATTATCACCCTTACCGGCCGTATCACGGATGAAAAAGGTGACCCTTTACCCGGCACCAGCATCCGTATAAAAGATAGCAAAAGTGGTACTGTGACCGATGGTACAGGTTTCTATTCAATCAAGGTTCCTCCCGGCTCCACCCTGATCGTGAGCGCGGTGGGCTTTGAACCTGTCAACTGGGCGGTGACTAAGTCATCTATGAACTTTATCCTGAAAATATCACAGACTGCCCTCACCGAAACTGTGGTAGTTGGTTATGGTGTACAAAAGAAAAGTGTTGTCACCGGCGCCATCTCCAGCGTAAGAGCTGCTGACCTGGAAAGCCAGCCTGTTACCCGCCTCGAAGGTGCCCTCCAGGGCCGTACTTCAGGTGTTACCATCGCTGCCGGTTCTGGTCAGCCAGGTTCCAGTGCTACTGTACGTGTGAGAGGTCTCACTACCTTTAATAACAACGATCCTCTCTGGGTAATTGATGGAGTGGTGGTAGACAATGGCGGTATCGGTTACTTAAACCAATACGATATCGAATCTATCGAAGTATTGAAAGATGCCGCTTCCCAGGCTATTTATGGTGCCCGTGCTGCTGCGGGTGTAATTCTCGTGACTACCAAAAAAGGTAAAGCCGGTACCCTGCAGGTGAACTACAATGGTTACTATGGTAACTCTGAACCTGCCCGCAAACTGAAGCTCCTCAATGCTACGCAATATGCTACCCTGCGTAATGAAGCTTCTGTAGCTGCCGGCAATGGCATCGTCTACGCTGATCCTGCTTCTTTAGGTAAAGGCACCGACTGGCAATCCCTCATCTTCAACAACAGCGCTGCGCGCCAAAACCATGAAGTGAGTGTAAGCGGTGGTAATGACAAATCTACTTTCTATTCCTCTTTCGGTTACCTGAAACAGGATGGTATCGTTGCGACCGACATCTCTAAATATGAACGCATCAACCTGCGTCTGAACTCTACACACAAACTTTCCAAATACGTAACCCTCGGCGAAAACGTAGGCTATGCTTACGACAAAGCCCTGGGCGTAGGTAATACCAACAGCGAATTCGGTGGGCCCCTTAGTTCCGCTATCAACCTGGATCCAACTACGCCTGCAGTAATTACGGATCCTGCTGTTGCCGCTGCCGCACCTTATACCAACACCGGTATTCGCCGCGATAAGAACGGTAATCCTTATGGTATTTCCAGCGCTGTAGGACAGGAGATCACAAACCCGCTCGCCTATATTTCCACACGTCTGGGTAACTATAACTGGTCACACAACATTGTGGGTAATACCTACCTGGAAATAGTGCCTGTTAAAGGCTTGAAACTCCGCTCCACCCTCGGCACTAAAATCGCCTTCTGGGGATCTGAGACTTTCACACCCATCTCTTACCTGAACTCATCTACCATCTCTTCCCGTACTTCTTTTTCACGTAATCAGAATTCAGGATTTGCATGGAATATAGAAAATACCGCGTCTTATACTAAAGATATCCGTAAGAACTCCTTCACCATCCTCTTAGGTCAGGGCGCTTATATGGACAACCGTACAAGAGCAACCACCGTTACTTTCTACGACGTGCCTGCTAACACTTTTGAAGAAGCAAGCATGAACTTCAAAGTAGCTTCCGACAACCGTACTTCCGACGGTAGTGAAGGCGCTGACCATAGGATCTCTTCCCTCTTTGCCCGTGTCAATTACGCTTACGATGAAAAGTACCTCATCGAAGGTATCGTACGTCGTGATGGTTCTTCCCGCTTCGGTGCCAATAACAAGTATGGTACTTTCCCATCCTTCTCTCTGGGTTGGAATATCTCTAAAGAAGGCTTCTGGCCTCAACAGAATCTCGTAAATTTCCTCAAACTGAGAGGTGGTTATGGTGTGGTGGGTAATGATAACATCGGTGACTTTGCCTACCTGTCTACCATCGGTAGCGGCAGAAACTATGCCTTCGGTAATTCCGGTAGTTACCAGATCGGTTACAGTCCGAACGCCCCTTCTAACCCTGACCTGAAATGGGAATCTACCAGTCAGACAAACGTTGGTTTTGAAGCCACTGTTTACAACGACTTCAGGGTAGCTTTCGACTGGTATAAAAAGGTGACTAAAGACATCTTGCAGAACCCACGCATTCCTTCATACGTTGGTGCGATCTCTAACCCTGCTGCGAACGTGGCTGATATGGAAAACACCGGTGTGGAACTGGAGCTGGGGTATCACAAAAAGGTAGGCGAAGTAGACCTGAATGTAAATGCGAACGTTTCTTATACGACTAACAAAGTAACCAACCTGGGTACAGGTATCAAATACCTCTCCGGTGGTCAGACGTTCCAGTCTTCCAGCTACCCAATTACCCGTACTGCCCTTGGTCAGCCACTGAATAGCTTCTATGGTTTCAAGACAAACGGCATCTTCCAGAACCAGTCCGAAGTAGATAACTACACCAGCAAAGCAGGTGGTAAAATTCAACCTGATGCAAAACCCGGTGATTTCCGTTGGGTAGATACTGATGGTGATGGTACAATCACAGAAGCTGACCGTCAGTTCCTCGGCAATCCTACACCTACCTGGACATACGGTGGTACTATCAATGCTGCTTACAAAGGCATCGACATCGTATTATTCATTCAGGGTTCCGCTGGCAACAAGATCTTCCAGGGTCTTCGTCGTCTGGATATCCTGAATGCAAACTGGCAGACAAAAGCCCTGGGTCGCTGGACTGGCGAGGGTTCTACAAACGATTATCCAAGGCTGATATCTACTGATCCTAACAGGAACTTTACCAATCCTTCCGATTTCTATCTGGAAAATGGTAGCTATTGCAGGATCAAATCTTTACAGCTGGGTTACTCCATTCCTAACACGATCACCAAAAGAGTGGGCATCGAGAAATTCAGAATTTATGTAATGAGCGAAAACCTGCTCACATTCACCAAGTACACCGGTTATGATCCTGAAATCGGAGGTGGCGTATTCAGCATCGACAGAGGTATCTATCCTCAGGCAAGATCCTTCATGCTGGGTGTGAACGCTACTTTCTGA
- a CDS encoding glycoside hydrolase family 16 protein gives MLARYLPLLLLIFTSCSGKGSTDTTSTGPVTPTSPVDSGWTFESTPTWADEFDYTGAPDPNKWGYDLGGSGWGNNELEYYTNSTDNASVANGVLSITARKETKENRNYTSARMVTTNKGDWLYGRFEIKAKLPAGKGTWPAIWMLPTDWAYGDWPKSGEIDIMEHVGYDPGNVHISAHTEAYYFKINTQKTSTKKVDNVTSAFHLYRLDWTPYALRGYIDDMLVFQFVNEGKGYTVWPFDKRFHILLNLAVGGDWGGVQGVDDSIFPVAMEVDYVRVYKMKSK, from the coding sequence ATGCTCGCAAGATACCTCCCTCTTCTCCTCCTCATCTTTACCTCCTGCTCCGGCAAAGGTAGTACCGACACTACCTCCACCGGGCCCGTCACCCCCACATCCCCCGTCGATAGTGGCTGGACCTTCGAATCTACTCCCACCTGGGCAGATGAATTCGACTACACCGGTGCTCCCGACCCCAACAAATGGGGCTACGACCTGGGCGGCAGTGGCTGGGGCAACAACGAGCTGGAATACTACACGAACTCCACCGACAATGCCAGCGTGGCAAACGGTGTACTGAGCATCACTGCCAGGAAAGAAACAAAAGAAAACAGGAACTACACATCTGCCAGGATGGTTACCACCAACAAAGGCGACTGGCTTTATGGCCGTTTTGAAATCAAAGCAAAACTTCCCGCCGGCAAAGGCACCTGGCCTGCCATCTGGATGCTACCCACTGACTGGGCATACGGCGACTGGCCTAAATCAGGCGAAATCGACATCATGGAACATGTCGGTTACGACCCTGGAAATGTACACATCAGTGCCCACACAGAAGCTTATTATTTCAAAATAAACACCCAGAAAACAAGTACGAAAAAGGTAGACAACGTTACCTCCGCCTTCCACCTCTACAGATTAGACTGGACACCATATGCCCTTAGGGGTTATATCGATGACATGCTGGTGTTCCAGTTTGTAAACGAAGGGAAAGGGTACACTGTATGGCCATTCGACAAACGCTTCCACATCCTCCTGAACCTCGCTGTAGGTGGTGACTGGGGTGGAGTGCAGGGCGTAGATGACAGCATCTTCCCGGTAGCAATGGAAGTCGATTATGTAAGGGTATATAAAATGAAAAGTAAATGA
- a CDS encoding RagB/SusD family nutrient uptake outer membrane protein — translation MKKKYIPHILTFAIGLQIMSGCSSSFLEVKPKGTDLEANYYKDQTEAFNGLVACYDVVGWQGGNYVTKVGAMNAGSDDHYAGGGGANDVTAFQVFANYTLTPDQGPQDELWKKGFSGIFRANTLLEKLPGVPMDEATKARYTAEAKYLRAFFYFDLVRLFKNIPLFTKPVSTSDMYNVLQATPEEVYKQIETDLQDAIAETNLPDQVPIATEGGRATKGAAHALLGKVYLYEQKYSAAATELAEVNGTVPGSTNAKYGYNLLANFADLWKSDNGTKFNSESVFEVAFTASSAGSWDCVSCTEGNVLNIMVGPRGYKALKAGAPDYVSGWSFLVVTKELFDAIHYDPRYNATVANLDSLQANGIASYEPGYKNTGYFLQKLIGFNYNKTTGGGNIELNFPQDLYEIRLADTYLMEAEALVKAGQGGGAGTRAYQLLNAVRARVGLTAIEATDDNIFNERRLELAGEGHRWFDLVRTGRAPSVLGGRGFVAGKHEILPIPLLELENTKLEQSKEWGGTK, via the coding sequence ATGAAGAAAAAATACATTCCACATATATTGACATTCGCTATTGGCCTGCAAATAATGAGCGGCTGTAGCAGTAGTTTCCTTGAAGTAAAACCAAAAGGTACAGACCTCGAAGCGAACTATTATAAAGATCAGACAGAGGCTTTCAACGGGCTTGTAGCTTGTTACGATGTAGTAGGCTGGCAGGGTGGTAACTACGTGACCAAAGTTGGCGCCATGAACGCCGGTTCTGACGATCACTATGCTGGTGGTGGTGGTGCCAATGACGTAACCGCTTTCCAGGTATTCGCCAATTATACACTGACACCTGATCAGGGGCCACAGGATGAGCTCTGGAAGAAAGGTTTCTCTGGTATCTTCCGTGCAAACACACTGCTGGAAAAGCTCCCGGGTGTCCCCATGGACGAAGCGACCAAAGCCCGTTATACTGCGGAAGCAAAATACCTTCGTGCATTCTTCTACTTCGACCTGGTACGTTTGTTTAAAAATATACCACTCTTCACCAAACCTGTTTCTACCAGCGACATGTACAACGTGTTGCAGGCGACTCCTGAAGAGGTGTACAAACAAATTGAAACAGACCTGCAGGATGCCATTGCAGAAACCAATCTGCCTGATCAGGTACCTATTGCTACCGAAGGTGGTCGCGCTACCAAAGGTGCTGCACACGCACTGTTAGGTAAAGTATATCTCTATGAACAAAAATATAGTGCTGCTGCAACAGAACTGGCCGAAGTAAATGGTACAGTGCCTGGTAGTACCAATGCAAAATATGGTTATAACCTGCTGGCTAACTTCGCCGATCTCTGGAAGTCAGACAACGGTACCAAGTTTAACAGCGAGTCTGTTTTCGAAGTAGCATTTACAGCTAGTTCCGCAGGCTCATGGGATTGCGTGTCTTGTACAGAAGGTAATGTGCTGAACATTATGGTGGGCCCAAGAGGTTACAAAGCATTGAAAGCAGGTGCACCTGATTACGTATCAGGATGGAGTTTCCTCGTAGTGACAAAGGAACTGTTTGATGCCATTCACTACGATCCCCGTTATAATGCAACCGTTGCCAACCTGGATAGCTTACAGGCCAATGGCATTGCCAGCTATGAACCTGGTTATAAAAACACCGGTTACTTCCTGCAAAAGCTCATTGGTTTTAACTACAATAAAACTACCGGTGGTGGTAATATTGAGTTGAACTTTCCACAGGATCTGTACGAAATCCGTTTAGCTGATACGTACCTCATGGAAGCAGAAGCACTCGTGAAAGCAGGACAAGGTGGTGGCGCCGGTACCCGTGCCTACCAGTTGCTGAATGCAGTACGTGCCCGTGTAGGTCTTACTGCTATCGAAGCGACAGATGACAACATCTTCAATGAAAGAAGACTGGAACTGGCTGGCGAAGGTCATCGCTGGTTCGACCTAGTACGTACTGGCAGAGCACCATCAGTGCTTGGTGGCCGTGGCTTTGTTGCTGGCAAGCATGAAATATTACCAATTCCATTGTTAGAGTTGGAAAATACAAAGCTGGAACAAAGCAAAGAATGGGGAGGAACTAAATAA
- a CDS encoding PKD domain-containing protein: MKRYIGTLAVAAMLSCAMPACTPESSTKELGALPTASFSATPLSSNPNRVVVTSTTKGGFIWNWTISDGTTATGEFDTLHFSKAGEYTVQLTVFTNGGYATTAQKLTIANDAPTKDLLNATDWTILNTGGTQTTITNTNGTLNFSNTGNTNGAIYQMVMVKAHTPYTVAANIKGAGATNSWLELYCDTIAPVQGKDYGGTKYIAMNTWSGCGSIPFDGNIATIGCDGGGKGKNGYMEFSKADTVWVVIKGGSSGGTLGTGGMTLSNIQFLEEQ, translated from the coding sequence ATGAAACGCTATATAGGTACTTTGGCAGTGGCAGCTATGTTGTCCTGCGCTATGCCGGCTTGTACGCCGGAATCATCCACAAAGGAGCTGGGCGCTTTGCCTACTGCCTCTTTCTCCGCTACTCCCTTATCGTCAAATCCGAATAGGGTAGTGGTCACTTCTACTACCAAAGGAGGCTTTATCTGGAACTGGACGATCAGCGATGGAACGACTGCCACAGGGGAATTTGACACACTGCATTTCTCCAAAGCAGGAGAGTATACAGTACAACTTACCGTATTCACCAACGGTGGTTATGCCACGACTGCACAGAAACTTACGATTGCCAATGATGCACCCACAAAAGATTTGCTGAATGCAACAGACTGGACGATCCTGAATACAGGGGGTACGCAAACCACCATCACCAATACAAATGGTACATTGAATTTCTCCAACACCGGCAATACCAATGGTGCAATCTACCAGATGGTAATGGTCAAAGCACACACACCTTACACCGTGGCTGCTAATATCAAAGGTGCTGGTGCTACAAATAGCTGGTTGGAATTATATTGTGACACCATCGCGCCAGTTCAGGGCAAAGATTATGGTGGAACAAAATACATAGCGATGAATACCTGGTCCGGTTGTGGTTCCATTCCATTCGATGGCAACATCGCTACAATAGGCTGTGATGGCGGTGGAAAAGGGAAGAATGGGTATATGGAATTTTCCAAAGCTGATACTGTATGGGTAGTGATAAAAGGTGGTAGCTCCGGTGGTACATTGGGTACTGGCGGAATGACGCTGTCTAATATTCAATTCCTCGAAGAACAATAA
- a CDS encoding glycoside hydrolase family 30 protein, producing the protein MKRAILAGLLLATYAGYAKGPQPGDTLSRKTVTVYTTAASTQLRMSATDKLSFTSAKQPFETEACIFVDPAKTFQTMTGIGGALTDASAEVFAKLPKEKQAELLKAYFDPVNGIGYTLARTNIHSCDFSSDSYTYIEEGDSALKTFNVKHDMTYRVPFIKAAIAAAGGKLTLFASPWSPPAFMKDNGSMLHGGKLLPRYYQAWANYYVKFIKAYESLGIPVWGLSVQNEPMAKQIWESCNFTAEEERDFIKYYLGPTLQRAGMSTKKLIAWDHNRDLIYHRASTILEDPAAAKFVWGIGYHWYETWTGSTMEFDNVRNVKEAFPGKNLIFTEGCVEAFKLDKVNDWALGERYGNSLLNDFNSGTVAWTDWNILLDDKGGPNHVGNFCFAPVHADTKTGELIYTNAYYYMGHFSKFIRPGAKRIVASSNRSDLQTTAFVNKDGKTVVVVLNTSDKEFAYKLWIKGNSTDVKSLPHSIETLVIN; encoded by the coding sequence ATGAAGAGAGCAATTTTGGCAGGGCTGTTGCTGGCTACTTACGCCGGTTACGCAAAAGGTCCTCAACCGGGAGATACCCTTTCCCGCAAAACAGTGACCGTTTACACTACTGCCGCGAGTACACAGTTAAGAATGTCAGCAACGGACAAGTTATCCTTTACCTCCGCAAAGCAACCGTTTGAAACAGAAGCCTGCATTTTCGTAGATCCTGCAAAGACCTTCCAGACCATGACTGGTATTGGTGGTGCACTGACAGATGCTTCTGCAGAAGTATTTGCAAAACTCCCGAAGGAGAAGCAGGCAGAACTCCTGAAAGCTTACTTTGATCCCGTTAATGGCATTGGCTATACATTGGCCCGTACCAATATTCATAGCTGCGATTTTTCCAGCGATAGTTATACCTATATTGAAGAAGGCGATAGTGCGTTGAAGACATTCAATGTAAAGCATGATATGACTTACCGCGTACCATTTATCAAAGCTGCCATTGCAGCTGCGGGTGGTAAGCTCACACTCTTTGCAAGTCCATGGAGCCCTCCGGCATTCATGAAAGATAATGGTAGCATGCTGCATGGTGGTAAACTCCTGCCTCGTTACTATCAGGCATGGGCAAATTACTATGTGAAGTTCATTAAGGCATACGAATCTCTCGGTATTCCGGTATGGGGTTTAAGTGTGCAGAATGAACCGATGGCAAAACAAATATGGGAATCCTGCAACTTTACTGCGGAAGAAGAAAGAGATTTCATTAAGTATTATTTAGGTCCCACCTTACAACGTGCGGGTATGAGCACGAAGAAACTCATCGCTTGGGATCATAACCGTGACCTGATCTATCACCGCGCCAGCACAATTCTTGAAGACCCTGCAGCTGCAAAGTTTGTATGGGGTATTGGTTACCATTGGTATGAAACGTGGACTGGTAGTACCATGGAATTTGATAATGTACGAAATGTAAAAGAAGCATTTCCTGGTAAGAACCTCATCTTCACAGAAGGTTGTGTAGAAGCGTTCAAACTGGATAAAGTCAATGATTGGGCACTGGGTGAGCGTTATGGTAACTCTTTATTGAATGATTTCAATAGTGGTACTGTCGCCTGGACTGACTGGAATATCCTGCTGGATGATAAAGGTGGTCCTAATCACGTAGGTAATTTCTGTTTTGCACCTGTGCATGCAGATACAAAGACGGGTGAACTGATTTATACGAATGCTTATTACTATATGGGGCATTTTTCTAAATTCATACGTCCTGGTGCAAAGCGTATCGTCGCATCTTCAAACAGGAGTGATCTCCAAACGACTGCTTTTGTAAATAAAGATGGTAAGACGGTAGTAGTGGTGCTGAATACAAGTGATAAAGAATTCGCTTATAAGCTGTGGATAAAAGGGAATAGTACAGATGTAAAGAGCTTACCACACTCAATTGAAACCTTAGTCATCAACTAG
- a CDS encoding glycoside hydrolase family 30 protein: MRLNHICFSLLFCFASCKGGSNDTTTIIVPPPVGELTTDVTFWLTKADKSVLLSKQNVSLLFKDTVNVYPTIKVEDGTTYQSIDGFGYCLTGGSATLINKLPSTTQDALLKELFATDSGCIGVSYLRISIGASDLSAAPFTYDDMPTGQTDVNLAQFSISKEQTDLIPVLKKIIAIAPNIKILGSPWSAPVWMKDNGGFVGGSLKPEYYTTYAQYFVKYIQAMKAEGITIDAITPQNEPLHGGNNPSMVMQATEQAAFIKSALGPAFKSAGITTKIITYDHNADRPDYPATVLQDADAKQYVDGSAFHLYGGDISALTQVHNAFPDKNVYFTEQWVGAPGDFASNLQWHITNLIIGATRNWSRNVLEWNLAADPNYNPHTDGGCSTCMGALTISADVTRNVSYYIIAHASKFVRPGSTRIATNVTSQLDNVAFKTPDGKRVLIVINNANAPQSFNIQFNGKIVTSTLTNGAVGTYIW; this comes from the coding sequence ATGAGACTAAACCATATATGCTTCTCCCTGCTCTTCTGCTTTGCCAGTTGTAAGGGAGGTAGCAATGATACGACTACCATCATCGTCCCACCTCCCGTAGGTGAATTAACTACTGACGTCACTTTCTGGCTCACCAAAGCTGATAAAAGTGTACTGCTGTCAAAGCAAAACGTAAGTCTGCTATTTAAAGATACTGTCAATGTGTATCCTACTATTAAGGTAGAAGATGGCACCACTTACCAATCTATCGATGGTTTCGGTTATTGCCTCACCGGTGGTAGTGCAACACTCATTAATAAGTTGCCATCCACCACCCAGGATGCCCTGCTCAAAGAGTTGTTCGCTACCGACAGTGGATGCATCGGCGTTAGTTATCTCCGCATCAGCATCGGTGCCTCCGACCTGAGTGCAGCACCTTTCACATACGATGACATGCCTACCGGTCAAACGGATGTAAACCTTGCCCAGTTCAGCATCAGCAAGGAGCAAACCGACCTGATACCCGTACTGAAAAAGATCATAGCCATCGCACCGAATATCAAAATACTCGGCTCTCCATGGTCCGCACCAGTATGGATGAAAGACAACGGTGGCTTTGTAGGGGGTAGCCTCAAACCTGAATACTACACTACCTATGCACAATACTTTGTAAAATACATCCAGGCTATGAAAGCGGAAGGTATCACGATCGATGCTATCACTCCGCAAAATGAACCTTTGCATGGTGGCAATAACCCCAGCATGGTCATGCAGGCTACTGAACAGGCAGCATTTATTAAGTCTGCTTTAGGTCCCGCATTTAAATCAGCAGGTATCACGACGAAGATCATCACCTACGATCACAACGCTGACAGACCTGACTATCCTGCCACCGTACTGCAGGATGCAGATGCCAAACAATATGTAGATGGCTCTGCATTTCACCTGTATGGCGGTGATATCAGTGCATTGACACAGGTACATAATGCATTTCCTGATAAAAATGTCTACTTTACAGAGCAATGGGTAGGTGCCCCTGGCGATTTTGCTTCTAATCTGCAATGGCATATAACAAATCTCATCATCGGCGCCACCCGCAACTGGAGCAGGAATGTGCTGGAATGGAATCTGGCCGCCGATCCTAACTATAATCCACATACGGATGGCGGTTGCAGTACCTGTATGGGAGCACTCACTATCAGTGCCGACGTTACAAGGAATGTATCTTATTATATTATTGCACATGCATCAAAGTTCGTAAGGCCCGGTTCCACGAGGATTGCTACCAATGTCACCAGCCAGCTGGACAATGTGGCGTTCAAAACGCCTGATGGGAAAAGAGTATTAATTGTGATCAATAATGCCAACGCTCCCCAATCATTCAACATCCAGTTCAATGGCAAAATCGTTACATCCACGTTGACAAATGGTGCCGTAGGTACGTATATCTGGTAA